The genomic segment CTGGAACCACACAGCTTCCCGCTCTCAGTTCCACAAACTTGGTGCCAAATTCTTCTCCCCAGGGAGGCATCCCTGGACACTTCCCAAAGGACCCCAGTCACTTCAGCCTGTTGGCTGCTGCTCACTTTGATGTCTGCAGGCCAGATGAGGGCTCCCGATGGCACATTGTCCAGATAGACACACTGTGCCCCCTGTCCCAGCCCTGGGCTCTCTGTACATGAAGCAAGTCCAGTCCCAAACATGCAGCTGTTTGAGAGGTCAGAAGTGGGGGGGGGTTCAGGAGGaaactccccccaccccctttccAAAGCCCATTCCCTCTTTAGCCAGAGCTGGGGTGTGCAGACGTTAGTCACTAGGGGGCGCTCGGCCACCACAGGGAAGCTGGGTGAATGCCGTGAGCAGCGTCTTCGAGAGTGAGGACGTGTGTGTCAATGTGGGTGAGTGAGTGTGTGCGTGTAGGGGTTGAGGGCGTTGGAGCGGGTAGGCGGCCAGGGGTCACTCCAGGATTCCAACGGATCTGTGTTTCCCTCTCCCCAGCCGTCCCTGTCCGGCTCTCCGCCTTCCCCTGCCCCCTCCAATAATTCCTAGCAAACTCGGGCCCTGTCCGCACGTAACCTCACTTTCCTGCTCCCTCCTCGCCAATGCCCCGCGGGCGCGTGTCTCTGGACAGAGTTTCCGGGGGCGGATGGGTAATTTTCAGGCTGTGAACCTTGGTGGGGGTCGAGCTTTCCCTTCATTGCAGCGGGCTAGGGGCCAGGCTTCGCTGGGCGTCCGCAGCGCCCGGGTCTGAGCCGCGCGTGGAGGGGGAGAGGCTCGCCTGTCCCCGCCCCCTGGGGCGGGTCCCGGCGGGGCGGAGCTATTTTTAAGGTTAAAAGTCGGTTGTTAGCGGAGGATCGCGGAGGCTTGGGGCAGCCGGGTAGCTCGGAGGTCGTGGCGCGGGGGGTTGGCACCGGCGCTCTGTAGGGAGCGCAGCGGCTAGGTGGACCGGTCAGCGGATCGCCGGCCAGGGCGCTCCGTGCTGGAATTTGATATTCGTTGATCCGGGGTTTATcccccttcttttttcttaaacattttttaaaaactgtattgtttcccgttttaatttatttttgcttgccATTCCCCACTTGAATCCAGCCGACGGCGTGGGGAGATTGCTCTACTCCCCCAAATCACTGTGGATTTTGGAAACcagcagagagaggaaaagaggtaGCAAGAGCTCCAGAGAGAAGtcgaggaagagagagacagggtcagAGAGAGCGCGCGGGCGTGCGAGCAGCGAGAGGGACAGGGGCAAAGTGAGTGACCTGCTTTTGGGGGTGACCGCCGGAGCGCGGCGTGAGCCCTCCCCCTTTGGGATCCCGCAGCGGACCAGTCGGGCTGACGGACAGACAGACACCGCCCCCAGCCCCAGCGCCCACCTCCTCCCGGGCCGGCGGCAGACAGTGGACGCTGCGGCGAGCCGCGGGCAGGGGCCGGAGCCCGCGCCCGGAGGCGGGGTGGAGGGGCTCGGGGCTCGCGGCGTCGCACTGAAACTTTTCGTCCAACTTCTGGGCTGTTCTCGCTCCGGAGGAGCCGTGGTCCGCGCCGGGGAAGCCGACCCGAGCGGAGCAGCGAGAAGTGCTAGCTCCAGCCGGGAGGAGCCGCAGccggaggagggggaggaggaagaagagaaggaagaggagagggggCCGCGGTGGCGACTCGGTGCTCAGAAGCCGGGCTCATGGACGGGTGAGGCGGCGGTGTGCGCAGACAGTGCTCCAGCCGCGCGCGCGCCCCAGGCCCTGGCCCGGGCCTCGGCCCGGGGAGGAAGAGAAGCTCACCGAGGCGCCGAGGAGAGCGGGCCGCCCCACAGCCCTAGCCGGAGAGGGAGCGCGAGCCGCGCCGGCCCCGGTCGGGCCTCCGAAACCATGAACTTTCTGCTCTCTTGGGTGCATTGGAGCCTTGCCTTGCTGCTCTACCTCCACCATGCCAAGGTAAGCGGCCGTGCCCGCCTGGCGCCGCGGGCCGCTGCGAGCGCCTCTCCCGGCTGGGGACGTGCGTGCGAGCGCGCGCGTGGGGGCCCCGTGCCCCACGCGGGTCCATGGGCACCAGGCGCGCGGCGTCCCCCTCTGTCGTCGTAGGTGCAGGGGGAGGGGGCGCGCGCTAGGTGGGAGGGCACCCGGAGAGAGGCTCACCGCCCACGCGGGCCCTGCCCACCCACCGGAGTCACCGCACGTACGATCTGGGCCGACCAGCCGAGGGCGGGAGCCGGAGGAGGAGGCCGAGGGGGCTGGGCTTGCGTTGCTGCTGCCGGCTGAAGTTTGCTCCCGGCCGCTGGTCCCCGCCGATCTGGAAGTCCGGGCAGCCGTGGCGGGAGCCAGAGACCAGCCGGCAGGGGGGTGCTCGGACCTTGGACCGCGGGAGGGCAGAGAGCGTGGAGGGGGCAGGGCGCAGGAGGGAGAGGGGGCTTGCTGTCACTGCCACTCGGTCTCTTTGGCCCTTGCCGCGAGTTTGGGAAAAGTTTTGGGGCGGATTGCTGCGGGGACCCCCCCCTCTACTGGGCCACCTGCGCCGCGCCAACCCCGCCCGTCCCCGCTCGCGTCCCGCTCGGTGCCCGCCCTCCCCCGCCCGGCCGGGCGCGCGCGGCGCGGAGCCGATTACATCAGCCCGGGCCTGGCCGGCCGCGTGTTTCCCGAGCCTCGGCTGCCCGAATGGGGAGACCGGAGTGGCGAGCGGCACCCCTCCCCCCGCCAGCTCTCCGTGGAAAGGTGACCTCTCGAGGTAGCCCCAGCCCGGGGATCCGGAGAACCATCCCTACCCCTTTCCGGATCCTACCCCTGCCCAGTGCTAGGAGGAATTTCCTGACGCCCCTTCTCTTTCCCCATTTCCTCTCTAGCATGGGGAGAAGCCCCTGTCAccccttttattttcattcctttctgaGGAGAAGATCCATCTAACCCCTTTATGGCCCCAGAGTCCAGGGAAAGGATGATCACTGTCAGAAGTCGTGGCGCGGGAGCCCACCGGGCGCTTTGTCACACTCCACCGAAAGTCCCGACTCGGTGACAGTgtgcttcccttccctccccaacaGTCCCGAGTGAGCTGTGCTTTAGCTCTCGTGGGGGTGGGTGAAGGGAGGGTTTAAAGAGAGTCATTGCTCCACTTTACCCTTTTGGAGAAATGGCTTGAAATTTGCTGTGCCACGAGCAGCATGGGAATAGTCCTTCCTGAACCCTGGAAAGGAGCTCCTGCCAGCCTTGCACACACTTTGTCTTGGTGAAAGGCAGCGTTGGAGCAGGTGGTTTTTTGGAACTCTAAACTTGCCCACCCAACTTGCTCCTGAAAGCCACCGAAGGGGTCCCTTTCCGCTTATCCCTGACACCTTCCCTCAGCCAGAATCCCCTTGGAGAGGACGAGAGAGGAAAGCCATGGACAGGGGTCGCTGCTAACACCACAAGTTCCTCAGACCCTGGCACAAAGGCCTTGGCTACAGGCCTCCAAgtagggaggagggggaggagtggCTGCCTGGCCACAGTGTGACCTTCAGAGGCCCCCAGAGAAGGACacctggcccctgcctgcctAGAACCGCCCCTCCTGTGCCCCCTGGCCTTAGAAAGAGTATGAAatttctctcccctttcctcatTGGGGCCCAGGAGGAGTGAAGGGTCCAGGGAGAATATTGTCAGGGGGAAGCCAGGGGGTGTCATGGGAATGGGTGAGGGGCTGAGGTGCAGAATCCAGGGGTCCCTGAGAGAGCCTGAGTGGGAGGTGTTCAGCTGGAAGCCTGGGAGCTGTTGTTTTCTCTTGAGAGGGGCTTCCTGTAAGGACCCcttcctgtgtgaccttggctttctctgggagcagggctgggggaCCTGAGTGTGGTGCATTTGGGGTTTGTGGGGGACAGTGGAACTCCCGCCAGCAGGGTTTGGTGTTTCATAGGGTAGTGCCCCTCTGGTTATGAGTGCTGGGTGGGAGGGGAGTTGGTGAGAGCCAGAGACCCTCAGGAAGGACTGGCAGAAGGCTTTCCTTTTGGGTGCTGCCAGGTCCGCATGTCTGGGTGTGTTGACCTTCACAGCTTCTGGGGAGGGGAGGAAtgatgtgggggtggggagggttagGGGAAGCCTCGGGCCTAAGGTGGTGCAGGGGGCCCCCTAGGGGCTGGGCAGTGCCAAGGCATAAAAGCCTTCCCTGGTGGCATTTTGAAGAAGGTGCCCAGGTGAGAGGGGCTTGGGACCTCTTCACCCTGGGAGGGAGAAGAAACCAGCAAACAGGTGGGAGTGGGAGACAGGTGAGGCTTTGGAAATCTATTGAGGCTCTGGAGAGATTTGTGCAGGGAGGAATATGGAGTTCTCCTCACCTAGGGTCTCCTCCTGGGTTTTTCCCCTCGAAGTAACCTGTGGCCATGCCAGATTATTCCTCAGGACTAGAAGAGCTTGGATGGGGGAGGGTGGTTGGTGCCCTTCGGTCCTCAGCACCCCCCTCCCTCTCCAACACCAGCTCACCCTGGTATTTGTCATGTCAGCAGGAGAAGGTCACCATGTTGTTTTTCTCGCCCCCAGtccttccttcctgccccagTCCAAATTTGTCCTCCTGTTTGACCTTAATACTTATCATGGCTTTGGACCAGGGAATCAGGGGGACCGTGAGAGCAAGGAGAGGGAAGTGTGGGGAGGGTACGGGGACCTGGACAGCGAAGCATTCTGGGATTTGCCTCCTGCATTTCCagctccccagcccccaacaTCTGGTTAGTCTTTAACTTCCTCAGGTTCATAATCGGAGCGGTCTAGGAGTGGTGGGCATGTTTTGTGCCCCGGGGGACCCCCGGTTGTGTCCTCTTCGACTCAGAAGACTTGGAGAAGCCAGAAGCTGTGGGTgggagggcagtggggagggaggaggggctgggtggcTGGGCCTGTGCACCCCGGCCCCGGCCTCTGCCCCTGCCCACGCCTTGCTCTCTTTCTGTCCTCAGTGGTCCCAGGCTGCACCCATGGCAGAAGGAGGAGGGCAGAATCACCACGAAGGTGAGTCCCCCTGGCTCTTGGATGGAGGTTCCCGGTCCTCTCAGGGGATGGGTGGATGGCCTAATTCCTTTTctgtggggaggagagggaagaggcacAGGAATATGaggatcaagaaagaaaaagctgggtCCCATGAGGTTCACCCTGTTTTGTGAGGCCCCCTCCGCTGTTCAGGTCTCTGCTAGAAACAGGACTTGTTGCCTTTTTCTTCTGCTCTTTCCAGTACAGTTTTATTCAGAGAAGGAGCCAGGAGCACAGAGCAAGAAGACAGTGTTCAGGGATCCTAGATGCTGGGAAAAGTGTCCCTGTCTTCCCTAGCTCCTGGGGGAGAGTGGACATTCAGCGTCATTTCCTATATAGGCATGTCCCACTCACCGGCACTGTGACCCCTCCTGTGTGAGCTGGAGGTGCAGAGGGCTCAGCTTAATGGGatctcccctcctttccctggtTTGCATTCCTTTGCGGGTGGAGAAAGCCCCACTTGACTAGGTTCGGGTGCTGTGAACTTCCCTCCCAGGCCAGCAGAGGGCTGGCTGTAGCTCCCAGGCGCCCCGCCCCCCTGCCCAACCCCAAGTCCGCCTGCCTTTTGTTCCGCTGTGGTTTGGATCCTCCCATTTCTCTGGGGACACCCTGGCTCTCCCCACCACTCACTGCGGCCTGTGCTTTCCACCTCCGGGGAGGAAAGGCCCTGGGGTCTTCCTTTAGGCAAGTTTCCCTGACCTAAATCCAGCATAGCTGGGTAGTGGCCAGCAGTGGTGGTGCCCAGCCTGGTCcgcctcctccttccccaccccaggaGCCCTTTCCTTGGCCTAGGACCTGGCTACTCAGCCGTTGACCGGCCCTCTGCCTCTAGTGCGCCACTCACTCCTTTCAGCTTCCCAGTGGTCTCTGGTCTGGGAGAGGCAAGACAAATGGTCTTTGTTTGCTGGAGAAAAGGTTGTCTGCGATACATCAGGAAAACCACGAGAGCCTGGTGTTGGCGTGCCTGTATGTGCTCTCCGGGGCAGCGGAGGCCAGCCCACCTTGGAGGAGTGGCTGCCTGATGAAGGGTGCGGGTGGGGTTGCTCCCTTCCACCTCCCATGGGGCTTGGAGATTCCAAGGAGAAGCTTTTCCGGGGAATCCCTACCCCAGGTCTTTTTTACCCTCATCTAGCAACCCCTTGCCCAGCCCAGACCTTTCTGCTGTCCCCTCCTGGGCCGCAAGCCTCGCCCTCCTCTGTCCCAGCCGTGATGAAGGGGGCAGTTCCAAACTTCTTGATTGGTCATCTGCTTCCCTGTTGATTGggctttaaaaaatgactttttgaGACTTTGGGTCTCGTTTACTCTTTTTGATGATGCTTTGTCGTAACCCTTGGTGGGTAGAGGATTCTGTGGCTGTCGGCGGTCCGGATAAAAGCAGAGACCTCACAGGAGGCAGTGGACGGGCTTGCTTCTCcgctgttctttttcttttcacacCTGTGGCCTTCTCCCCACCTTCCTCCCAACCAACCTGTTGTGTACATACCCCGCCTCATTGTCCTTTATTCTTCTGGAAAGCAGACCTTGGAGGGAGGAGTGAGGGGGAGGCCCGATGTGGTctctggggtggggcttgggAGCCGGGGTGGCAGTCCACTGGGCATACACTTAAGATGCTTTGGTGAAGTTCTAAACTTCGAATTACCCAGGCTGAAAAAAGAGCACTTGTTCCCGGGGCCGGAAATGGAAGACAAAACTCCACCTTTTCAGCCTGTTTCAGTGTCTTCAGAGATCAGCCCAACCCACTTCTACAGTTGAGCAGAGTTGGAGGCCCAGAGACGGGAGGGACTGGCCCAAGGTCGCACCGACTCATGGCCAGAGCCTGGGCCTCCTCACTGGCCAGGTGTTATTTCTTCCCTCTGTGAAGGGAACCCATTTCAGGGACAGGATTGCTGTGTGGTCGTGTTGCCAGGGCAGAGGGGGAGGTGATGGGAGTGGCAGGCTGGGCCACAATTTGGAATAGTCATGCCGGAGTCCTGCATATATTTATTCTCAagggctccacccctgtggcCCAGAATTACCCCTTCACGCTCCAATGCACCCCAGGCTCCgccaccagcctgggaaactgtcTTACCCTGGTCTCCCTCCAGATCAACTTCTAGAAATGTTTCGTGGCTACAGTGGCAGCACTGTTTTTTTTCCATGATGCAAGCAGTTTGCCCTCTTGGGCGGGGTTATCAGTGTCTGGCAGGGCTCTCACAGCGTGCCCGCCCACTGCCACCTGCCGGTTCCAGGCGGGCCCAGCCCCTGTGCTGATGGCCACCACCTTCTCAGCTCAGGTCTGGGGAATGGGACTGGCGGGGGAAAGGTGCCTCCTCTGTTTTTTGCCTGATACAGGCTTGGGGACACTTTGATGTCAGCTAATTCTCACTGTTTTACTTACTTGCTGTGTGGGCTTGggacaagttacttagcctctctgggcctcctgttccccatctgtaaaatggaatctCAGTAGTGTCTAATGGTACCATGTGGAGACACTTGTGTGAGATGATAGCTGTGGACTACTGTACACAGTACCCagcatgtagtaagtgctcaataaatagttgctGGTGCAGTTGATGTCACGGTGGTGGTTGTGGGGAGGTTGTAGGAAATGAGACTAACATGGCAAAGCTGGCTCTTTCTCCTTTTAGGGGAAGCTTAGAGCATCCCCATGGGGTGTACCTACAGTCAAACTGTCTTTTGTCATCGAGGTTGACCCAGGATTCAGTTCAGCTGTCACAGTGAGGTGGCGGGATCAGATGTGGCAGGCCATGTCCCTTGGAACTTGAGTACATTGTGTGATCTCTGGAATAAAAACAGGCCTTCATCAGTGTTGATGGTGGGAAGCTGAGGGAAGTGCTTTAAACATAGTAGGAGGGACATAAGTTAGATTTTTGGAAGGACTTGCCTGATACAGAAGCTCCAAAGAGTGGCTTTGCAGAGCTGGGTGGAGAGAGGGGCTAGCCATCTTTTGTGTCACCCACTGGGCTCATGCATCACCGCCTCTCATGCAGTGGTGAAGTTCATGGATGTCTACCAACGCAGCTACTGCCATCCAATCGAGACCCTGGTGGACATCTTCCAGGAGTACCCTGATGAGATCGAGTACATCTTCAAGCCATCCTGTGTGCCCCTGATGCGATGCGGGGGCTGTTGCAATGACGAGGGCCTGGAGTGTGTACCCACTGAGGAGTTCAACATCACCATGCAGGTGGGCATCTTTGGGAAGCGGGGGCAGGGGAGCATGGGGAGGGGTGTAACACTTTGGGAACAGGTGGTCCCAGGGCCTTTCCTGGCTAGGCTTGCCTTGACCAGCTCCTGCCTCTGAGTTGCACAGGGGAGGTGTGCTGGGGTCTTGTCTTGCCTTCTGTGGAGAAGATGCTCGCTCAGGATCCCAGCAAGCCCCAACCATCTCCTCCTCACTGATGGTTGCCCCCTGGGCTCAGGAGGGGGCAGATGGGTGCCTATGCCAGGGGgtccctctcttcttctcttgaAGAGAGTCCAAAGGAACTTCCCTTCTTGGGGTCTCTGTTTGGGAAGCTGGATGAACCTGGTCCATGGAGAGTTTAAAAAGTCTTTTGGTGTTACCTGGTGATGGGGCACATCTCAGCCCAGATAGGGTGGGAGGGAGCTGTGAGCCACAGGGAGGGGGTTGCTTTCGGGTATCTACTGGGAGTCAGGGTGAGGCCTATGGAGGATGAAAGAAGGGGAGGGCATGGGGAGTGGTAAGAATCTAGGATTTGAattcccagcctggccaacccttGCAGCCATGTCTTGGCCTCAAGTGGAATGAGGGCTCCTTGAGGCCAACAGGGTTGGGGGAGTTGGGGTGGGCCTGAGCCTCTTTCCTGCTAGAGCTCTTggtcctccctgcctccaccaccCATCCATGCTCTGCAGAACCCCTGGGTGCTGAATGACAGGAGCCCCAGGGTTGTCCCATCTGGGTTTGGCTGGCTGGGTCACTAACCTCTGTGATCTGCTTCTTTCCTCCCCCAGATTATGCGGATCAAACCTCACCAAGGCCAGCACATAGGAGAGATGAGCTTCCTACAGCACAACAAATGTGAATGCAGGTGAGGATGTAGTTACGGATTCACTATCAGCAAGTGGCCGCAGGGCGCATGGTCTGTGCCAGGATTAAGCATGTTGTACTTGTTAGCCCACGTCCAGCTTCcagctgcgtgaccttgggcaTTTTACTTcagtgtgcctcagtttctacgtctgtaaaatgggcacaataGTAGTATATCTTAGAGccttgttgtaaggattaaataagttatataCGAGGAGATTAAAACAGTGTGGCTCCATCATAAATGCTGTTTTTACTGTGGTTATTATTGGTCTTATATTGTATTCCCTATCATTGTCATCACCGTCTTAACCcttctctgttttgttcttttttctctccctacCCATTTCAGACCAAAGAAAGATAGAGCAAGACAAGAAAAGTAAGTGGCCCTGACTTTAGCACTTCTCCCTCTCCGTGGCCGGTTGTCTTGATCTGGGGCTCTTGGCTACCTCTGTTGGGGGTTCTCGTGGCCTCCCTGGGTCAGGGAGTTGGTCTTGTGGGGGACTTGTGGTGGCAGCAACAACGGGATGGTTCCAGCTCCAGGGTGATGGCTATAGGGTTAGTGAGAAATCCCGGCCAGGAGCCTGACACTTCCTTTGGAAGGGACCATGCCTTCCGGGTCTCCGGATCATTCCTGGGCAGGACTTGCTGTTTCGGTGTGTCAGGGGGCAATATGGACACTGACTTCCTGGCTTGCTCTGGGGCACCCACAGTGGGGAGAGGGCGTAGGTGGCAGAGGAAACAGCCTCTTTTTGGTGGCTGCTGTGATGGTGCAGGTGGATGTGCGGCTGGCTGGAGGGT from the Saimiri boliviensis isolate mSaiBol1 chromosome 4, mSaiBol1.pri, whole genome shotgun sequence genome contains:
- the VEGFA gene encoding vascular endothelial growth factor A, long form isoform X1, with protein sequence MGRPEWRAAPLPPPALRGKWSQAAPMAEGGGQNHHEVVKFMDVYQRSYCHPIETLVDIFQEYPDEIEYIFKPSCVPLMRCGGCCNDEGLECVPTEEFNITMQIMRIKPHQGQHIGEMSFLQHNKCECRPKKDRARQEKKSVPGKGKGQKRKRKKPRYKSWSVPCGPCSERRKHLFVQDPQTCKCSCKNTDSRCKARQLELNERTCRCDKPRR
- the VEGFA gene encoding vascular endothelial growth factor A, long form isoform X2, whose amino-acid sequence is MAEGGGQNHHEVVKFMDVYQRSYCHPIETLVDIFQEYPDEIEYIFKPSCVPLMRCGGCCNDEGLECVPTEEFNITMQIMRIKPHQGQHIGEMSFLQHNKCECRPKKDRARQEKKSVPGKGKGQKRKRKKPRYKSWSVPCGPCSERRKHLFVQDPQTCKCSCKNTDSRCKARQLELNERTCRCDKPRR